A genomic stretch from Methanobrevibacter sp. includes:
- the hpt gene encoding hypoxanthine/guanine phosphoribosyltransferase, which yields MLEEVIKSLEESPIVKKGDYNYFVNPISDGVPAMDPIMLRELSLAVHKYADLNIDKIVAVEAMGIHLATALSLATDIPFVVIRKRQYGLPGEKEVYQKTGYGSSNLYVNDLHEGEKILLIDDVVSTGGTLVALIKTLQDMGLDLKSVVAIIDKGQGKEIVKKETGIDVLSIVKLDVIDGKVVIESTIED from the coding sequence ATGTTAGAAGAAGTAATCAAATCATTAGAAGAATCCCCAATTGTCAAAAAAGGAGATTACAACTATTTTGTAAATCCTATAAGTGATGGTGTTCCTGCAATGGACCCTATAATGCTTAGAGAACTGTCACTTGCAGTGCACAAGTATGCTGACTTGAACATTGATAAGATTGTAGCTGTGGAAGCAATGGGAATACACTTGGCAACTGCATTGTCCCTTGCAACAGACATTCCATTTGTCGTGATTCGTAAAAGACAATATGGCCTGCCAGGTGAAAAGGAAGTATATCAAAAAACCGGTTACGGCTCATCAAACCTTTATGTTAACGATTTGCATGAAGGTGAAAAGATTTTGCTCATTGACGATGTTGTAAGTACCGGAGGAACCCTAGTGGCATTGATTAAGACATTGCAGGATATGGGTTTGGATTTAAAATCCGTAGTGGCAATCATTGACAAAGGTCAGGGAAAGGAAATAGTTAAAAAAGAAACCGGAATCGATGTTTTATCTATTGTAAAATTAGATGTTATTGACGGCAAGGTAGTTATCGAAAGCACAATTGAAGATTAA
- a CDS encoding signal recognition particle protein Srp54 has product MNMLGNLGENLTNTMKKLVGMSVIDKKTIKEVVKDIQRALIQSDVNIKLVLDLSKKIESRALEEEPPKGITPREHVITIIYEEMVNLLGSEAAGLDINDRPYKILFLGLQGSGKTTTIGKLCRYLQKKGFNPAVVCTDTWRPAAYEQLRQLTEEMDVPLYGDPDNKDALDLAQKGLKEFKNRKVIIFDTAGRHKEESDLIAEMDELDNIINPNEAILVIDGTIGQQAGEQAKAFSQATDIGSIIITKLDGSAKGGGAMSAVAETGAPIKFIGTGERVDDFELFDPERFISRLLGMGDIKSLIEKAEENIDEDIAEKTMNNMLTGKFTLMDMKNQFEMMNSMGPMQQVLNMIPGMGNKISKEASKMTEEKLESYKIMMSSMTEEEMLNPKIIKQSRIQRIARGSGVDESEVKELLKYYNNTKKTMKGIGKRGGRLRGGAMNRMMGQFMQR; this is encoded by the coding sequence ATTAATATGCTCGGAAATTTAGGAGAAAATCTTACTAATACTATGAAAAAATTAGTAGGAATGTCAGTTATTGATAAAAAAACAATAAAAGAAGTTGTAAAAGACATACAACGTGCATTAATTCAATCTGACGTTAATATTAAATTAGTTTTAGATTTATCAAAAAAAATAGAATCACGTGCTCTTGAAGAGGAACCTCCAAAAGGTATTACTCCAAGAGAACATGTTATAACAATTATTTATGAAGAAATGGTCAACCTTTTAGGCAGTGAAGCAGCAGGCCTTGACATTAACGACAGACCATATAAGATATTATTCCTCGGTCTTCAGGGTTCAGGTAAAACCACCACTATAGGTAAGCTGTGCAGATACCTGCAAAAGAAAGGTTTCAACCCGGCTGTTGTATGTACAGACACATGGAGGCCGGCAGCATATGAACAGTTAAGGCAGCTGACTGAAGAGATGGATGTTCCTTTATATGGGGATCCTGACAATAAGGATGCACTTGATTTGGCCCAAAAAGGTCTTAAGGAGTTCAAAAACCGTAAGGTCATAATTTTCGATACTGCAGGAAGACACAAGGAAGAATCCGATTTGATTGCTGAGATGGATGAATTGGATAATATCATCAATCCTAATGAAGCTATTCTTGTAATTGACGGTACAATCGGTCAGCAGGCAGGTGAACAGGCAAAGGCATTTTCACAGGCAACTGACATTGGTTCAATTATCATTACAAAACTTGACGGTTCAGCAAAAGGTGGGGGTGCAATGTCTGCTGTAGCTGAAACTGGCGCTCCAATCAAATTCATCGGTACAGGGGAAAGAGTGGATGACTTTGAACTCTTTGACCCTGAAAGATTCATTTCCAGACTGCTTGGTATGGGAGACATCAAATCCCTTATAGAAAAGGCAGAGGAAAACATCGATGAGGATATTGCAGAAAAGACCATGAACAACATGCTTACAGGTAAGTTCACATTGATGGATATGAAAAACCAGTTTGAGATGATGAACAGCATGGGTCCGATGCAGCAGGTCCTCAACATGATTCCGGGTATGGGAAACAAAATCTCAAAAGAGGCATCTAAAATGACAGAAGAGAAATTGGAGTCATATAAAATCATGATGTCTTCAATGACAGAAGAGGAGATGCTCAATCCTAAAATCATAAAACAATCCAGAATTCAGAGAATCGCAAGAGGATCTGGTGTTGATGAAAGTGAAGTTAAGGAACTATTGAAATACTACAACAACACCAAAAAGACCATGAAAGGAATAGGAAAACGTGGCGGACGCCTGAGAGGGGGAGCCATGAACCGTATGATGGGACAATTCATGCAAAGATAA